One genomic window of Arthrobacter sp. KBS0703 includes the following:
- a CDS encoding recombinase family protein: MGLLLGYVRVSTTDQRGQMQFDALIEAGVPEEQIYFDQLSGAKAAKERPGLSALLSYARRDDTVLVYRIDRLGRSLIDVLNTVAEMQERGIGLRSLVDGIDPSTASGRLQLGLFATLAEYERELINERVRAGVMAAKARGVKFGQKPVKQETVEAKLEVARRLLSEGKTATRVAETVGWSRATLYRYLKQRGAEQPEEPERPVALGRGRSQYAHSKPLPVRD, translated from the coding sequence CCAGATGCAGTTCGACGCACTCATCGAAGCCGGCGTTCCGGAAGAGCAGATCTACTTTGACCAGCTCTCCGGCGCGAAGGCTGCAAAGGAGCGGCCGGGGCTCAGCGCCCTCCTGTCCTACGCGCGACGGGACGACACCGTGCTGGTCTATCGGATCGATCGCCTCGGAAGATCGCTGATCGACGTACTCAACACTGTGGCTGAAATGCAGGAACGTGGCATCGGGCTTCGGTCCCTCGTGGACGGGATCGACCCGAGCACAGCCTCCGGCCGGCTCCAGCTGGGACTGTTCGCCACCCTGGCCGAATACGAGCGGGAACTCATCAATGAGAGAGTCCGCGCCGGCGTCATGGCGGCCAAAGCCAGGGGTGTGAAGTTCGGGCAGAAACCGGTGAAGCAGGAAACGGTGGAAGCCAAACTCGAGGTTGCGCGTCGGCTCCTATCCGAAGGCAAGACGGCCACGCGCGTCGCGGAGACCGTCGGCTGGTCCAGGGCCACTCTGTACCGCTATCTCAAACAGCGCGGCGCCGAACAACCGGAGGAACCCGAGCGCCCGGTGGCTCTTGGCCGCGGCCGGTCCCAGTATGCGCACAGCAAGCCGCTGCCGGTCCGCGACTGA
- a CDS encoding HNH endonuclease signature motif containing protein: protein MTLPLKSGPASLGPRIRPSTNFWLAIQSDNFKTVYPDGTLWAPLKGNAGQRVVHWGTLNDVRPGDLVLHYARPEIRGISRVATLPEASYPPRGYKEPAETEGTLVLTEPLCEVRIPWELVSGTLPPDRGPLTSAGGLRRGYFFEVDRAGARRLLEQSGLEVTTADSDDGRDEASPLDFYIGGATDRWTMGAVRIEQRFLRQQQLQFRGNYCSLCGRNLPEQLLIAAHIKPRSECSEDERMDIRNVSMLACLFGCDALFEFGYVVVGEAGVIEPGKPGPGQIGDRIEDLVGRRCLAHDDRSGRYFAWHRQHHHDKPLQQH from the coding sequence ATGACCCTGCCCCTAAAGTCCGGCCCCGCATCCCTTGGGCCACGCATCCGTCCGTCCACCAATTTTTGGTTGGCCATCCAGTCGGATAACTTCAAGACCGTCTATCCGGACGGGACGTTGTGGGCGCCACTGAAAGGCAACGCAGGACAACGGGTCGTCCATTGGGGCACATTGAACGACGTCCGGCCAGGTGACCTCGTCCTGCACTATGCGCGCCCCGAGATCCGTGGCATCAGCCGAGTGGCTACGCTGCCCGAGGCCTCCTATCCGCCACGGGGATACAAGGAGCCTGCCGAGACGGAAGGAACGCTGGTCCTCACGGAACCGCTCTGTGAGGTACGGATCCCGTGGGAGCTCGTCTCTGGCACCCTGCCGCCGGACCGGGGTCCCTTAACCTCGGCGGGAGGCCTGAGGAGGGGCTACTTCTTTGAGGTGGACCGCGCCGGAGCCCGAAGGCTGTTGGAGCAATCAGGACTGGAAGTCACTACCGCCGATTCTGATGATGGTCGCGACGAAGCCAGCCCGCTCGATTTTTACATCGGCGGCGCGACCGACCGGTGGACGATGGGGGCTGTCCGGATAGAGCAGCGTTTCCTGCGCCAGCAACAGCTGCAGTTCCGGGGCAATTATTGTTCTCTGTGCGGGCGGAATCTTCCGGAACAACTGCTGATTGCCGCCCATATCAAGCCTCGGTCGGAGTGTTCCGAAGACGAACGCATGGACATCCGGAACGTGTCCATGCTTGCCTGCCTGTTCGGCTGCGATGCGCTGTTTGAGTTTGGCTATGTCGTCGTCGGTGAAGCGGGCGTCATAGAACCCGGCAAGCCCGGCCCTGGGCAGATCGGTGACCGGATAGAGGACCTCGTCGGCCGGAGATGCCTGGCTCATGATGACCGGTCAGGGCGATATTTTGCCTGGCACCGGCAGCACCATCACGACAAACCCCTCCAGCAGCATTAG
- a CDS encoding DUF4259 domain-containing protein has translation MGAWGFQAFENDDALDWLEELEAGGAEVVRQGLTAVADGYIEAPDGSVAVAAAEITAAAQGNPHGDLPEEVATWVTAHGSALTAEDAQLALEAVERVAGDKSELAELWDEADEPEWKESLDNLSERLREALT, from the coding sequence ATGGGTGCATGGGGATTTCAGGCCTTCGAGAACGACGATGCCCTGGACTGGCTGGAAGAACTCGAAGCCGGCGGGGCCGAGGTGGTCCGCCAGGGCCTGACCGCTGTGGCGGACGGCTACATCGAAGCGCCCGACGGGAGCGTCGCCGTTGCGGCCGCCGAGATCACCGCTGCCGCGCAGGGGAACCCGCACGGCGACCTGCCCGAGGAGGTAGCCACGTGGGTGACCGCGCACGGATCAGCGCTCACGGCTGAAGACGCACAACTTGCCCTTGAGGCGGTTGAACGGGTTGCCGGCGACAAGTCCGAGCTTGCCGAACTGTGGGACGAGGCGGACGAGCCGGAGTGGAAAGAATCCCTCGACAACCTCTCCGAGCGGCTGCGGGAGGCACTGACGTGA